In Solanum lycopersicum chromosome 5, SLM_r2.1, the following are encoded in one genomic region:
- the LOC138348653 gene encoding uncharacterized protein gives MSQGTFTISEYYSKLRNLWDEYESLVPLPACDCDKYRVYAEHMERQKLMQFLMGLNDSFAQSRRQILLTVPSPSLNQAYIMIMQDVSQRMQSSLISNCVLPLQKLEIHDPTALASVHSNKSNQSTRLYCDHCHLRNHTSKLL, from the coding sequence ATGAGTCAAGGAACATTCACTATTTCTGAGTATTATTCTAAGTTGAGAAACCTCTGGGATGAATATGAGTCCTTGGTACCATTACCAGcatgtgattgtgataaataTAGAGTTTATGCAGAACacatggagaggcaaaaacttATGCAATTTTTGATGGGGTTAAATGATAGTTTTGCACAATCGAGAAGACAGATACTCCTCACAGTTCCTAGTCCTAGTCTCAATCAAGCATACATCATGATTATGCAGGATGTAAGTCAGAGAATGCAGTCTAGTTTGATATCAAACTGTGTGTTACCTCTACAAAAGTTAGAAATTCATGATCCTACTGCACTAGCTTCAGTTCACAGCAACAAATCTAACCAGAGCACAAGATTATACTGTGATCATTGTCACCTGAGAAATCACACGAGCAAATTGTTATAG